The nucleotide sequence ACGGTGAACGGCAGCTTGCGCTGCCCCAGTTCGTGCTGGGCCGCGACCTTGCGCAGCAGCCGCGCCACGGACCGCTCCAGGTTCCGTACGCCCGCCTCGCGCGTGTACTCACCGGCCAGCTTGCGCAGCGCGCTCTCGTCGAGGACGACCTCGTCGGCGGCGAGCCCGGCCCGCTCCAGCTGCCGGGGCAGCAGGTGGTCCCGGGCGATGACGACCTTCTCGTCCTCCGTGTAACCGTCCAGCCGGACGAGCTCCATGCGGTCGAGCAGCGCCTCGGGGATCGACTCCAAGACGTTGGCCGTGGCCAGGAAGACGACGTCGCTGAGGTCCAGCTCGACCTCCAGGTAGTGGTCCCGGAAGGTGTGGTTCTGCGCGGGGTCGAGAACTTCGAGCAGGGCGGCGGCCGGGTCGCCCCGGTAGTCGGAGCCGACCTTGTCGATCTCGTCGAGCAGGACGACGGGGTTCATGGAGCCCGCCTCCTTGATCGCCCGGACGATACGGCCGGGCAGGGCGCCCACGTACGTACGCCGGTGCCCGCGGATCTCCGCCTCGTCCCGTACGCCGCCGAGCGCGACCCGGACGAACTTCCGCCCCATCGCGTGGGCCACGGACTCACCGAGGCTGGTCTTGCCGACACCGGGCGGCCCGACGAGCGCGAGCACGGCACCGCCGCGCCGCCCGCCGACGACACCCAGCCCCCGCTCCGCGCGCCGCTTGCGCACGGCGAGGTACTCGGTGATGCGCTCCTTCACGTCCTCCAGGCCCGCGTGCTCGGCGTCGAGCACCCGCTGGGCGCCCTGGATGTCGTACGCGTCCACCGTCCGCTCGTTCCACGGCAGTTCGAGGACGGTGTCGAGCCATGTGCGGATCCATCCGCCCTCGGGCGACTGGTCGCTCGACCGCTCCAGCTTGTCGACCTCCTTGAGCGCGGCCTCCCGTACCGTCTCCGGCAGATCGGCGGCCTCGACGCGCGCCCGGTAGTCGTCGGACTCCTCGCCGTCCTGCTCGCCGTTCAGCTCACGCAGTTCCTTGCGCACGGCTTCGAGCTGGCGCCGCAGCAGGAACTCGCGCTGCTGCTTCTCGACGCCCTCCTGGACGTCCTTGGCGATGGTCTCGGCGACGTCCTGCTCGGCGAGGTGGTCACGCAGTTGCTGGGTGGCGAGCTTCAGCCGGGCCACGGGGTCGCCGGTCTCCAGGAGCTCGATCTTCTGCTCGGTGGTGAGGAACGGCGAGTACCCGGAGTTGTCGGCGAGCGCCGACACGCCGTCGATCGCCTGCACCCGGTCCACGACCTGCCAGGCGCCGCGCTTGCGCAGCCAGCTGGTGGCAAGTGCCTTGTATTCCTTGATGAGTTCGGCGACCTGGCCGGGCAGCGGGTCCGGCACGTTCTCCTCGACGCTCGTCCCCTCGACCCACAGGGCGGCACCGGGCCCGGTGGTCCCGGCACCGATCCGCACCCGGCGAACCGCGCGGATGAGCGCCCCGGGATCACCGTCGGCCAGCCGTCCGACCTGCTCGACGGTCCCGAGCACACCCGTGCCCGCGTACGCCCCGTCGATCCGCGGCACCAGTAGCACCTTCGGCTTCCCGGGCTCCGCCCGCGCCGCGGCCTGCGCGGCCTCCACCGCGGCCCGCACATCCGTGTCGTTGAGGTCCAGAGGCACCACCATTCCCGGCAGCACGACCTCCTCGTCGAGCGGCAACACGGGCAGGGTGAGCGGTGCGGACGTCGATGCCATGATCTCTCCCTCGGCAGTCAAGTTGAGCTATGCCGACTCAATGCACGTGAGCCGATGAATGTTCCCCGAGGGCAGGGGTGTTCGCTGTGGGCGATCAACCGCCGCCCGCGCACTCCCTCCAAAGGCCTCGGGAGTCACCACACACGAGACCTTCGAACGCGGCGTACGGCCAGCTCACCCCGCGGCGGGGGTCGCACCCACCCCGACCGCAGCAATAGCTGTAGTAATACCCTGATAGCTATCTCACCTATTACCAAACCAACACGGGGGTCGCGGTGGACGGAATCGTGCGGAACTGGGTCGACGGATGGGTCGTGTCGCGCGGTGCGGCGCCTCCGGCGGTCGAGCCGTGGGGGTGGACCATCGACGTGGGGCTGGCCCACCACGTCTCCCGTCACGTCTTCGCGGCGACGAACGACGAGGTGGACGAGGCGACCGTCCGGAAGGTCGCGGACTCCGTCACCGGAGCCGGGATCTGGCTCAAGGTCTTCGCGGAGCCGTCGAGGGTCGGCCCCTGGCTGGGAGACGGCTGGTGGGTCGACCCTGAGCCGGGCCGGCTGATGTCCGTGCGGCTGAGGACGTCCAGGCGGCCCGGGACGCACGAAACCCCGGCCGCCGTCCCCGACGGCTACCGGCTCCGCACCTGGTCGTCCGGCGGCGTGACCCGGGTGATGGTCGCCGCGCCGGACGGCTCCTGGGCCGCGCGCGGCCAGATCGCCCCGACCGGGGCGACCGCGGTCGTCGACCAGATAGAGACGTCCCCGGACCACCGCCGCCGCGGCCTCGGCACGGTCGTCATGCGGACCCTCACCCAGGCCGCGCTCGAACAGGGCGCCGAGGTGGGGGTGCTGGGCGGAACACCGGACGGGCGGGCGCTGTACGAGTCGCTGGGGTGGAGGGTGGATGCGCCGCTGACGAGCGCGAAGTTCACGGGGCGGCCGTGAGCGGAGGCGGCCGTGACCGGGGGGCGGCCGTGACCGGAGAAGGGTCGTGCGCGGAGGGCGTACGCGTCCTGCGAGCGCCTGCTGACCGGCGCCTGCGCGACGCGCACCACCAGAGTTCCGGTCCTGCGCCGCCCGGCTGCGCGAGAGGCCGGGCGGCCGTATCCCGGAGGCGGTCGCGAAGGCGGCGGAGGCCGTCGGCGCGCACGATCGTCTCGGCCACCGGCTCCGCACGCTCTCCGGTGGGATGAAACAGCGGCCTGTATCGCGCGGGCCATCGTCCTCCCCCTTATACCCCCACGCACCAGAACCCTCGTGAACGCAATCCAGCGTCAGCAGCTCCAACCCCCGGGCCCGGCCGCGATCGGCGAACCGGAGCTGGTGGGAAGTTCGGTGACACGGTCCGCCGCGAGTATCTCGCCGTCGGCTTCCGCTCGCCCTGCGCCCGCAGATCGACCTCACCACCGAGCCCCGCCGGTCCCGCCGGTCCGGCACCTTCGGATCGTCCGCCGACGTCACGAGCGCCCTGGTCCGGGTACGTACGCGGACTGCGGGGGGACACCGGCTCGGCCCGCGCTCGCTCACCGTCCTGACCAACCACGGCGCGCAGACGCCCTCCCTGTACGGCGATGTCGTGGCCGAGCCGGCCCACGCCGACGTGGCCGTGCCGCGACCGCGCCCGCCGTACGAGGAGCTGCCGGGGTTCTTCGGGTCCTTCTTCCAGTCCGGGTCGCCGGTGTCCGGCGAGGGGCGGCCGAAGGAGATCCTGACGCTGCTGGAGGCCGTGCCCACGCCGGTCTGCGTCAACCCGGAGAGGCCGCCGTACTCCCGGAGATCGCCGCGAAGGCCGGCCACGCTCGTTGCCGACCACGGGGCCCGCGATGCGGCCTTGCGCGACGTGGGGCCTTCGGCCGGGCGTGGGCCGACGGCCGGCTGCCCTTCGAACTGCCGCGTTCCACGGCGGCGGTGGAGGCGTCCCGCTCGGACGTGCCCCGACACCGAGGCCTCGACCTTCCCGTACGGCCACGGCCTGACGTTCTGAAGCCATGCCCAGGGCCGCCGTAAATCGGCTGCCCCCGCGCCACGGACACGTAAAAATGGGCGGATGCCCATCACCGACCAACCCGAAGTCATCGACCGGCGCGAGGGCCCCTACGGCGAGGTCGTGCTGCGGCGGCACGGTGAGCTGCTGCAGATCATCGCCAACGGGTGCTTTCTGATGGACACCTCGGACGGGCGCTCGGAACGGCTGCTGGTCGACGCCGCCTTAGCCGCGCTGACCGGCCGTTCTCGGCCAACTGTGCTGATCGGGGGTCTGGGCGTCGGCTTCTCGCTCGCACACGCCGCCGCGGATCCGCGCTGGGGAGCGATCACGGTTGTCGAACGCGAACTCTCCGTCATCGAGTGGCACCGCGCGGGACCGCTGGCCGAGGTGTCCGCGGAAGCGCTCGCGGACCCCCGTACGGACATCGTGGAAGCCGATCTCGTCGTGTACGTCAATGAGACATCCGCCACGTTCGACGCGCTCTGTCTCGACATCGACAACGGACCCGAATGGACCGTCTCCGAGACCAACGAAAACCTGTACTCACCAGCTGGATTGGCAAGCTGTGCAAGGGTGTTGAGACCTGGTGGGGTGCTTGCCGTGTGGTCCGCGCAGCCTTCTCCGGAATTCGAGGAATCCTTGCGGAATGCCGGGTTCCAACAGGTGCGTACCGAAGAGATCCCGGTTGCCCGAGGAGTTCCGGACGTGGTGCACCTCGCGATCCGACCTGGATAGCCGTGGTGCGGTGACTGCCCGTACCCTGCTTGCCTGACGCCGATCATTCAAGCGTCAATCGCAGTCATGCGCAGCCATGCGTAGTCAAGGGATCACCCCACGGATTCCGGAAAGCAACACAGGGGCGGGCGATGGAGCAGACACACACCACCCACAGCAGCACCACAGCGACCCCGGGCGCACAGCGCCGGGTGCTCGTGGTCGAGGACGACCCGACGATCGTCGACGCCATCGCGGCCCGCCTGCGCGCCGAGGGTTTCGTCGTACAGACCGCGTCCGACGGGCCGGCCGCGGTCGACACCGCGGAGGCCTGGCAGCCCGACCTGCTGATCCTCGACATCATGCTGCCCGGCTTCGACGGCCTGGAGGTGTGCAGGCGCGTCCAGGCCCAGCGGCCCGTCCCCGTGCTGATGCTGACCGCCCGGGACGACGAGACGGACATGCTGGTCGGGCTCGGCGTCGGCGCCGACGACTACATGACCAAGCCGTTCTCCATGCGTGAGCTGGCCGCCCGCGTGCACGTCCTGCTGCGGCGGGTGGAGCGG is from Streptomyces sp. NBC_01314 and encodes:
- the lon gene encoding endopeptidase La; this translates as MASTSAPLTLPVLPLDEEVVLPGMVVPLDLNDTDVRAAVEAAQAAARAEPGKPKVLLVPRIDGAYAGTGVLGTVEQVGRLADGDPGALIRAVRRVRIGAGTTGPGAALWVEGTSVEENVPDPLPGQVAELIKEYKALATSWLRKRGAWQVVDRVQAIDGVSALADNSGYSPFLTTEQKIELLETGDPVARLKLATQQLRDHLAEQDVAETIAKDVQEGVEKQQREFLLRRQLEAVRKELRELNGEQDGEESDDYRARVEAADLPETVREAALKEVDKLERSSDQSPEGGWIRTWLDTVLELPWNERTVDAYDIQGAQRVLDAEHAGLEDVKERITEYLAVRKRRAERGLGVVGGRRGGAVLALVGPPGVGKTSLGESVAHAMGRKFVRVALGGVRDEAEIRGHRRTYVGALPGRIVRAIKEAGSMNPVVLLDEIDKVGSDYRGDPAAALLEVLDPAQNHTFRDHYLEVELDLSDVVFLATANVLESIPEALLDRMELVRLDGYTEDEKVVIARDHLLPRQLERAGLAADEVVLDESALRKLAGEYTREAGVRNLERSVARLLRKVAAQHELGQRKLPFTVTDEDLRGLIGRPHHVPESAQDPAERRTAVPGVATGLAVTGAGGDVLYVEASLADPETGAAGLTLTGQLGDVMKESAQIALSFLRSHGAELELPVADLKDRGVHIHFPAGAVPKDGPSAGVTMTTALASLLSGRLVRTDVAMTGEVSLTGRVLPIGGVKQKLLAAHRAGVTTVIIPKRNEADLDDVPAEVLDKLDVHAVTDVRQVLELALAPAGVEVQVAA
- a CDS encoding GNAT family N-acetyltransferase; the encoded protein is MDGIVRNWVDGWVVSRGAAPPAVEPWGWTIDVGLAHHVSRHVFAATNDEVDEATVRKVADSVTGAGIWLKVFAEPSRVGPWLGDGWWVDPEPGRLMSVRLRTSRRPGTHETPAAVPDGYRLRTWSSGGVTRVMVAAPDGSWAARGQIAPTGATAVVDQIETSPDHRRRGLGTVVMRTLTQAALEQGAEVGVLGGTPDGRALYESLGWRVDAPLTSAKFTGRP
- a CDS encoding spermidine synthase, with product MPITDQPEVIDRREGPYGEVVLRRHGELLQIIANGCFLMDTSDGRSERLLVDAALAALTGRSRPTVLIGGLGVGFSLAHAAADPRWGAITVVERELSVIEWHRAGPLAEVSAEALADPRTDIVEADLVVYVNETSATFDALCLDIDNGPEWTVSETNENLYSPAGLASCARVLRPGGVLAVWSAQPSPEFEESLRNAGFQQVRTEEIPVARGVPDVVHLAIRPG
- a CDS encoding response regulator transcription factor, which translates into the protein MEQTHTTHSSTTATPGAQRRVLVVEDDPTIVDAIAARLRAEGFVVQTASDGPAAVDTAEAWQPDLLILDIMLPGFDGLEVCRRVQAQRPVPVLMLTARDDETDMLVGLGVGADDYMTKPFSMRELAARVHVLLRRVERAALAATTPRSGILRLGELEIDHAQRRVRVRSEDVHLTPTEFDLLVCLANTPRAVLSREQLLAEVWDWADASGTRTVDSHIKALRRKIGAERIRTVHGVGYALETPNP